ACGGCGAGGTGACCGGCACTCCGATGCAGCTGTACCGCTGGCTGTGGGGCCGCATCCCGGACCGCGACCTGCCACCGCCGACCGGTGACCACGACGCGATCGCCCAGCTGTGGGCGTTGCTGAGGCTGGCCACCAAGTAGCCGGACCACCAAGTAGCCGGCCACCAAGTAGACGTGCGTCCGCCGCCGGGTAACCCGACCCCCCACCCGGCGGCGGGCGCACCCGACCCGCGCTCGACGGCGGGCGCACCCGACCCGCGCTCGACGGCGGGCGCACCCGACCGCACGGCCCGGTAGCTTTCCGGCGATGACCGAGTTCCGACCGCCAGGACGTGCCCGCGGTGGTGTCGTGGTGTGCCATGAGATCTGGGGCATCACGCCACCGCTGCTGACCGCGGCACGCGCCCTGGCCGCCGCCGGTTTCCTCGTCACCGTGCCGGACTTCTACGCCGGGCTGGACCGTCCGCACCCGCCGACCCACGCCCGCGCACGCCAGTGGCGTGACAGCCTCGACGTCACCGGAATCCGGCGGGTGCTGGACGAGGCGATCGACCGGCTGCGGACCGAGGGTGTGCCACGGGTCGGTGTGCTCGGGTACTCGATGGGCGGCGCCATCGCGCTGTGGGCCGCCACGGTCCCCGACATCGACGCGGCCGTCACGTTCTACGGCGGCGGCCTGCTGAAGCCGTACTGGCCGGACATGCCCGCGGGAGTCGTGCTGGCCGAACGCCTGGCCGTGCCGTGGATCGGCTTCTACGGGGCACGCGACCCGCTCACCCCGCCGGACGCGCTCCGACGACTCCAAGACGTGGTCGACGGCCGCGCCACCGTCTTCGAAGGGCTGGACCACGGCTTCGCCCTCGACCCCGCCGATCCCCGCCACGCGCCGGTTGAAGCCGCCGCCGCCTGGCAGGACACCATCGCGTTCCTCAACGGCTGACGCACGAAGTTCAGAGCGCGATCGAGGTCGCCTCACGCAGGCCGTCGGCGGTCGCCGTCTCCAGGCGGAACCGGGCGTCGCGGCCGTCGATCTCCAGCACGCCCACCGAGTTGCCGAAGTGCGGGCCGCTGAGCTTGCGCCACGCCACCGGGTCCGGCGAGATCCCGCGCCGGTCCGCCCACCACCGCAGCACCCGCGCGATCGGCCGTGACCACGCCAGCCGGAACGCGGGCCGGAACACCCACGGCGGCTCGTTGTGCACGGGCGAGCACACGAGTTGGTACACCTTCGAGGCCACCGGCGACTCGAACGCCGCCCGCGCCGCGTAACTGTGGTGCACGTCCCCGGACAGCACGCACACCGTGGCGGGCGCGTCGTCGGACCGCCCGATCCGCCCCAGCAGCCGGGCCAGCCGCTCGAACGACCCGCGGAACGCGGGCCAGTGCTCCAGGTCCCAGGCCTGCCGCACCTTCTCCCCGAGCCGCCCGCGCCACCCCGGCAGGCCCGCCATCCGCTCGTTCAGCGACTGGAAGTGGCTCAGCGCGTGCGGCATCAGCCACGGCAGCGACGAGCCGACCAGCAGGTGGTCGAAGTCGCCCTGCGCGTTCTCCTCGATCCAGCCGAACTCGCGGTCGCCCACCATCAGCCGTTGCGGCCCGGACAGGATCCGACCACCGCGGGTGTCGATCACCAGCAGCCGCACCCGGCCGAAGTCACGCCGGTAGCTCCACCGCGTCGACTTGCCACCGTCGACCTCCTTGTCGGCCTGCCCGGCGAAGTCCTCCAGCAGCCCTTGCACGTCACCGCCGCTCGCCCGGACCTTCCCGTACAGCTCGTCGCGCGCCAACTCGTCGGGGGAGAGGTTGCCCAGGTGCTGGTACACCCAGTACGACGCGA
This is a stretch of genomic DNA from Saccharothrix ecbatanensis. It encodes these proteins:
- a CDS encoding dienelactone hydrolase family protein; this translates as MTEFRPPGRARGGVVVCHEIWGITPPLLTAARALAAAGFLVTVPDFYAGLDRPHPPTHARARQWRDSLDVTGIRRVLDEAIDRLRTEGVPRVGVLGYSMGGAIALWAATVPDIDAAVTFYGGGLLKPYWPDMPAGVVLAERLAVPWIGFYGARDPLTPPDALRRLQDVVDGRATVFEGLDHGFALDPADPRHAPVEAAAAWQDTIAFLNG
- a CDS encoding alkaline phosphatase D family protein, giving the protein MAELVLGPVLRHVDSTSATVWVETDVACEVAVAGGRAETFQVGEQHFALVVVEGLAPGTTTPYDVRLDDEVVWPRPDSPYPPPVIRTGPVRRLMFGSCRAAKTEPVPGKPDKLGLDALDAYASRMVDQPRDKWPDALVLLGDQVYADEPTPRVTRWLAERRPEPAGEVVSFREYAELYHESWADPEVRWLMSVAPTSMIFDDHDVRDDWNTSRTWREQMAAKPWWPERIRAGLASYWVYQHLGNLSPDELARDELYGKVRASGGDVQGLLEDFAGQADKEVDGGKSTRWSYRRDFGRVRLLVIDTRGGRILSGPQRLMVGDREFGWIEENAQGDFDHLLVGSSLPWLMPHALSHFQSLNERMAGLPGWRGRLGEKVRQAWDLEHWPAFRGSFERLARLLGRIGRSDDAPATVCVLSGDVHHSYAARAAFESPVASKVYQLVCSPVHNEPPWVFRPAFRLAWSRPIARVLRWWADRRGISPDPVAWRKLSGPHFGNSVGVLEIDGRDARFRLETATADGLREATSIAL